DNA sequence from the Geobacter sp. AOG2 genome:
TTCTCTTTTCATAATGCCCCTCTCTTTGCCTGGTGAAAAGTCATTCGCTACACGTTTTCTCGAATATTGAATAGTCTCGACCGTAGGTCGTGCCTCTATGGTCTTTTGTCACCGGCAGCCTCCCTTTTTGACAGCGACTGTTTTCGCCGTATGTCGCTCTGAACAGAGATCAGGATGCCACGCAGTTCTTTTTCGGAAACAAGAAGCTGCCCGCCGGACAATCCATCCCGCATGCCTTTAATAACCATATCCAGGTCCAATATCATTCCCTGGTTTTTGAAATTTCTGGCAACCTCAACCCCTATAGCGTACTGGATTTTATCGTTGGAGGACTTAAAGGGTTGTTTGTCTTCCCCACGGGACGGGGTAGCAATAAGACATATTCCCGTCAGGGCCAGCAGATACAGGGGTATGAACGTTACACGCTGCATGGGGACTCACTTTCTCTATATTAAATAGCTTCGTCATTGCCTACTGTTCATAATCTTCAGGAGACGCGCCGCCTTAGCGTTCTCCATCGTGTCTACCGCCAGGCGACGCTGCTGGTGGCTACCGGGCGCCTGTGGCAAGGGGGGGCTCTGGGAGTCCGGCCCCATGAATTCGTTCCGGGCAGCAGGCGCGGCAGAGATGGCGACGGTCGATTCTTGCGGAGCAGTTTCGACTGTTGGAGCCGCAACGCGAGTTGCAGAAGCATCCGGCGATACCGGGGCAGTTACAGAATTTCCCGTACAGCCAGCCTCTACGTGATCAGGATACTCGATGACCACACACTTATCGGAGGCGTGGAGCGCCGAGCATGTCAGCAGCGTCAAAGCAATGGTCAATATCAAATGTGTTCGCATCATGCTTGCGCCCGTAACCTACTTTTTCACATCGAGCAGTTCCACCTCGAAAACCAGGGTAGCTCCCGGCAGGATCAGGTCACCCGCTCCGGCATCACCATAGGCGATGGCTGCGGGGCATACGAACTTTGCTTTACCGCCAACCTTCATCTTCTGCAACCCCTCGGTCCAGCACTTGATGACACCGTCCAGGCGGAGTTCGGTTGGCTTGCCGCGTTTGTACGAGCTGTCGAATTCTTTACCATCAGGCAGAGTCCCACGATAGTTGACCTTAACCGTATCGGTCGGGCCCGGAGTGATACCGGTTCCCTCTTTCAGTGAGAGGTACACCAAACCTGAATCGCTTTTGACCGCACCCTGTTCCTTGGCCGCCTTGTCGAGAAAATCCCTGTTTGCCGCCACCTGGTTTTCTCCTTGGAGCTTACGGCGTGTCCGAGCCAACTCCTGCACTTTGGCGTTGTAGACACCGAGATCGACTTTCGGGGTCTTGCCGCTTACGGCGTCGGTGAGTCCTTGTTTAACCACTTCGAGTTCCGTCGGGGTGAGGTTAAAAACGGAAAGCGAGCGGGATACCATCAGGCCGAGAGCATAAAGCGTCTTCTGCTCCTCGGTTTTTGGTATGTCACCGGCACATGCCGCGCTGGTAAAAAGGAGAACCAAACCAGCCGCTATATGCATCTTCATGTTCATTTATTTCCTTCTCCCGTAGTTGCAACGTAGGTTAATTAGTGTGGGGCAGGCAATTTGTTACCATTTTTTATGACAAACGACATTGTCCTGAATCTAAGCGCCTTGTCTTGAATCGGCCGTTTTCGAGGGTGACAATTTTCCAGATAGTACATGCAACATTCTGCAAAACAGTACAATTATCCTATGTATCTTTACCGTGCAGGTCAATAATAAATCGTTAATTATAATAATATTAAATAATTGTGGATGATGTGAAAGAATATCACGCCATTGATATTTGTAAACGTTACCACGATGTGTCTATTTATCCATCTGGAAGATTGTTACTAATTAATTCATTGTTGTTGCACTATGTATACCGAATCAGTGATATGCTATAACTGCCTTAATTTAAAAGTTTTTTTAGCTGTGGTTCTTTGATGGCACGAGCCCTCTATGCAACTATAGTTGCAGCATGTTTAAAGATGCATGACAAGGAAACGCCCAGATAATGGCTGTTTGAGATATGAAAACAATGTTGCATATGCAATATATGTTGCTGTTTGCAGGAACGGGTGGTAAACCTGTGTCGTTGTTACGGTTGACAATGCGAAGACGTCGTGATATTGCAGAAAAGGTGGAGGGGTAATGAAAGAGACTATACGAAAATTAGCTGACTTTGTAATGGCTGGTCACTCGGTTGATTATGATGACGCCTTGCGCCTTGGGGATGTTGAAGGGGCGGAGTTCTACGAACTGCTGGCCGAAGCGGGCCGCATCCGCGAACATTTTGTCGGCAAGGCGGTGACGCTCTGCTCGATCATCAACGCCAAAT
Encoded proteins:
- a CDS encoding FKBP-type peptidyl-prolyl cis-trans isomerase; the protein is MHIAAGLVLLFTSAACAGDIPKTEEQKTLYALGLMVSRSLSVFNLTPTELEVVKQGLTDAVSGKTPKVDLGVYNAKVQELARTRRKLQGENQVAANRDFLDKAAKEQGAVKSDSGLVYLSLKEGTGITPGPTDTVKVNYRGTLPDGKEFDSSYKRGKPTELRLDGVIKCWTEGLQKMKVGGKAKFVCPAAIAYGDAGAGDLILPGATLVFEVELLDVKK
- a CDS encoding FKBP-type peptidyl-prolyl cis-trans isomerase N-terminal domain-containing protein produces the protein MQRVTFIPLYLLALTGICLIATPSRGEDKQPFKSSNDKIQYAIGVEVARNFKNQGMILDLDMVIKGMRDGLSGGQLLVSEKELRGILISVQSDIRRKQSLSKREAAGDKRP